The proteins below come from a single Portunus trituberculatus isolate SZX2019 chromosome 2, ASM1759143v1, whole genome shotgun sequence genomic window:
- the LOC123506940 gene encoding serine-aspartate repeat-containing protein I-like, translating to MTADVADAAEDVADAAGDVTAEVDDAAEDVADAVGDVTAEVDDAVGDVTADVADAAEDVADAAGDVTAEVDDAAEDVADAAGDVTAEVDDAVGDVTADVADAAEDVADAAGDVTADVADAAEDVADAAGDVTAEVDDAVGDATADVADAAEDVADAAGDVTAEVDDAAEDVADAAGDVTAEVDDAAEDVADAAADVTAEVDDAVGDVTAEVDDAVGDVTADVADAAEDVADAAGDVTADVADATGDVADAAGDVTADVADAAGDVTAEVVDAAGDVADAAGDVTAEVDDAAGDVTAEVVDAAGDVADAAGDVTADVDDAAGDVADAAGDVTAEVVDAAGDVADAAGDVTAEVVDAAGDVADIAGYVTADVTDAVGDVTADVADAAGDVTDDVADAVADAAGDVTADVIDAAGDVTVDVADAAADVTADMTDAAGDVTDDVADAVADAAEDVTADVIDAAGDVADAVADAAGDVTADEIDAAGDVTADVADAAADVTADMTDAAGDVTDDVADGVADAAEDVTADVINAAGDVTADVADAAGDVTADVADAAGDVTADMNDAAGDVTADMTVAAEDITDVADAAGDVTSDVTDIARDVTADVTNVAENFADAAGDVTADVIDAAGDVANEAGDMTADITNAAEDVVADLTDAAGVVADADGDVTADLTDAAGDVAADLTDVAGVVGDTAVDVTADATNAAGDVADGAGDVTADVIDAAGDFAEATEDVTIDFTNAAGDVTADLADAAGDVVTDLTDGAEDVTDAAGDVTGDIINAAGDVTADVTNAAGDVTADLTDVAEDVAAAVSDAAGDVTVDVIDAAGDVADAAGDMTADVVDATIDMTADMADEAGDVTAGVTDAAEEVTGDLVDAAGDAANAVGDVAADVTDAAGDLTTGVADAAGDLAADVTNAAEDVAEEVTDVGAAVTNEINAAGDNFENIHDAAGDKVENIVDAAGGTFEDITNAAGDMSDAAGDKFADMTDAAEDKFGDMTDAAGDNLGDMTDAAGDAIASTSNAAGGIVDDMKGTAGNMFEGIEDTAGDMKDAAGSIIASTSHAFGNIFGEATDAAGNVTPGITDAAATDSAEAVQGISAAVPLGDTADSSAADRRQEEGVEESQGQTDDEADVVQTSTTADGTAAQEREHLAPREGDTSACQEEEDAPPPDAGQGRDEGQEEQDLNLDKAATQIQALYRGFKTRKDLKSKLEANEKLDTDDSLAEKSAVVIQSSYRGYKTRKELQRPATDQVQARDESEEIDIDLNDPEVEKAATRIQSSYRGFKTRKEIKKPDTEEAEPQKENEEEEIDIDLNDPEVEKAATRIQSSYRGFKTRKELQKPDTEEAEPQKENEEEEIDIDLNDPEVEKAATRIQSSYRGFKTRKEIHASKPSEADLTDTELQKAAIRIQALYRGFRTRKKFKSPQQDTAPEDTALQEAATKIQALYRGFKTRKKLKDPTQNVSQHDICLDDPQTQKAATTIQASYRGFKTRKELKASKADKNDEAKEEEEEEIDIDLNDPEVEKAATAIQSSYRGFKARKELHASNVDETEEQKEAKEEEEEEIDIDLNDPEVEKAATAIQSSYRGFKARKELRASNADEAKEQEEEKKEEEEIDIDLNDPEVEKAATMIQSSYRGFRSRKETKSCQPDEAETGQDSGAMESDMHKAATLIQALFKGFLTRKKLRTQDQKEIWRRKI from the exons ATGACAGCTGATGTGGCTGATGCAGCAGAAGATGTTGCTGATGCAGCTGGAGATGTGACAGCTGAAGTGGATGATGCAGCTGAAGATGTTGCTGATGCAGTTGGAGATGTGACAGCTGAAGTGGATGATGCAGTTGGAGATGTGACAGCTGATGTGGCTGATGCAGCTGAAGATGTTGCTGATGCAGCTGGAGATGTGACAGCTGAAGTGGATGATGCAGCTGAAGATGTTGCTGATGCAGCTGGAGATGTGACAGCTGAAGTGGATGATGCAGTTGGAGATGTGACAGCTGATGTGGCTGATGCAGCTGAAGATGTTGCTGATGCAGCTGGAGATGTGACAGCTGATGTGGCTGATGCAGCAGAAGATGTTGCTGATGCAGCTGGAGATGTGACAGCTGAAGTGGATGATGCAGTTGGAGATGCGACAGCTGATGTGGCTGATGCAGCAGAAGATGTTGCTGATGCAGCTGGAGATGTTACAGCTGAAGTGGATGATGCAGCAGAAGATGTTGCTGATGCAGCTGGAGATGTGACAGCTGAAGTGGATGATGCAGCAGAAGATGTTGCTGATGCAGCTGCAGATGTGACAGCTGAAGTGGATGATGCAGTTGGAGATGTGACAGCTGAAGTGGATGATGCAGTTGGAGATGTGACAGCTGATGTGGCTGATGCAGCAGAAGATGTTGCTGATGCAGCTGGAGATGTGACAGCTGATGTGGCTGATGCAACTGGAGATGTTGCTGATGCAGCTGGAGATGTGACAGCTGATGTGGCTGATGCAGCTGGAGATGTGACAGCTGAAGTGGTTGATGCAGCTGGAGATGTTGCTGATGCAGCTGGAGATGTGACAGCTGAAGTGGATGATGCAGCTGGAGATGTGACAGCTGAAGTGGTTGATGCAGCTGGAGATGTTGCTGATGCAGCTGGAGATGTGACAGCTGATGTGGATGATGCAGCTGGAGATGTTGCTGATGCAGCTGGAGATGTGACAGCTGAAGTGGTTGATGCAGCTGGAGATGTTGCTGATGCAGCTGGAGATGTGACAGCTGAAGTGGTTGATGCAGCTGGAGATGTTGCTGATATAGCTGGATATGTGACAGCTGATGTGACTGATGCAGTTGGAGATGTGACAGCTGATGTTGCTGATGCAGCCGGAGATGTGACAGATGATGTGGCTGATGCAGTTGCTGATGCAGCTGGAGATGTAACAGCTGATGTGATAGATGCAGCTGGAGATGTGACAGTTGATGTTGCTGATGCAGCTGCAGATGTGACAGCTGATATGACCGATGCAGCTGGAGATGTGACAGATGATGTGGCTGATGCAGTTGCAGATGCAGCTGAAGATGTAACAGCTGATGTGATAGATGCAGCTGGAGATGTGGCTGATGCAGTTGCTGATGCAGCTGGAGATGTAACAGCTGATGAGATAGATGCAGCTGGAGATGTGACAGCTGatgttgctgatgctgctgcagATGTGACAGCTGATATGACCGATGCAGCTGGAGATGTGACAGATGATGTGGCTGATGGAGTTGCAGATGCAGCTGAAGATGTAACAGCTGATGTGATAAATGCAGCTGGAGATGTGACAGCTGACGTTGCTGATGCAGCTGGAGATGTGACAGCTGATGTTGCTGATGCAGCTGGAGATGTGACAGCTGATATGAATGATGCAGCTGGAGATGTGACAGCTGACATGACTGTTGCAGCTGAAGATATCACAGATGTTGCTGATGCAGCTGGAGATGTGACATCTGACGTGACTGATATAGCTAGAGATGTGACAGCTGATGTAACAAATGTAGCTGAAAATTTTGCTGATGCAGCTGGAGATGTGACAGCTGATGTGATTGATGCAGCTGGAGATGTTGCTAATGAAGCTGGAGATATGACAGCTGATATAACTAATGCAGCTGAAGATGTGGTGGCTGACTTGACTGATGCAGCTGGAGTTGTTGCTGATGCAGATGGAGATGTGACAGCTGATTTAACTGATGCAGCTGGAGATGTGGCAGCTGACTTGACTGATGTAGCTGGAGTTGTTGGTGATACAGCTGTAGATGTGACAGCTGATGCTACAAATGCAGCTGGAGATGTTGCTGATGGAGCTGGAGATGTGACAGCTGATGTGATTGATGCAGCTGGAGATTTTGCAGAAGCAACTGAAGATGTGACAATTGATTTTACAAATGCAGCTGGAGATGTGACAGCTGATTTGGCTGATGCAGCTGGAGATGTGGTAACTGACTTAACTGATGGAGCTGAAGACGTTACTGATGCAGCTGGAGATGTGACAGGTGATATTATAAATGCAGCTGGAGACGTGACAGCTGATGTTACAAATGCAGCTGGAGATGTGACAGCTGATTTGACTGATGTAGCTGAAGACGTGGCAGCTGCTGTAAGTGATGCAGCTGGAGATGTGACAGTTGATGTAATTGATGCAGCTGGAGATGTTGCTGATGCAGCTGGAGATATGACAgctgatgtcgttgatgcaacTATAGATATGACCGCTGATATGGCCGATGAAGCTGGAGATGTGACAGCTGGTGTGACTGATGCTGCTGAAGAGGTGACAGGTGACTTGGTAGATGCAGCTGGAGATGCAGCTAATGCAGTTGGAGATGTGGCAGCTGATGTGACTGATGCAGCTGGAGATCTGACAACTGGTGTGGCTGATGCAGCTGGAGATTTGGCAGCTGATGTGACGAATGCAGCTGAAGATGTGGCAGAGGAAGTAACAGATGTAGGAGCAGCTGTGACAAATGAGATAAATGCAGCTGGAGACAACTTTGAAAATATTCATGATGCAGCTGGAGATAAGGTTGAAAATATAGTAGATGCAGCTGGAGGTACATTTGAAGATATAACTAATGCAGCTGGAGATATGTCAGATGCAGCTGGAGACAAATTTGCCGATATGACAGATGCAGCTGAAGATAAGTTTGGAGACATGACAGATGCAGCTGGAGACAACCTTGGAGATATGACAGATGCAGCTGGAGATGCGATAGCTAGCACAAGTAATGCAGCTGGAGGTATTGTTGATGATATGAAAGGTACAGCTGGTAACATGTTTGAAGGCATTGAAGACACCGCTGGAGACATGAAAGATGCAGCTGGAAGTATAATTGCCAGTACTAGCCATGCATTTGGAAACATATTTGGAGAAGCGACAGATGCAGCTGGAAATGTGACACCAGGTATAACAGATGCAGCTGCAACAGATTCAGCTGAAGCGGTTCAAGGGATCTCTGCAGCGGTACCTTTGGGCGACACAGCGGACTCTTCAGCAGCTGACAGAAGGCAGGAAGAG GGGGTTGAGGAGAGCCAGGGGCAGACAGACGACGAGGCTGATGTTGTACAGACGTCTACTACA GCTGACGGCACGGCGGCACAGGAGAGGGAACACTTAGCACCACGGGAGGGAGACACCAGCGCctgccaagaggaggaggacgccccACCACCAGATGCCGGGCAGGGAAGGGACGAGGGACAAGAAGAGCAGGACCTCAATCTAGACAAAGCTGCCACACAGATCCAGGCTTTGTACCGAGGCtttaaaacaaggaaagatcTTAAGTCAAAACTTGAGGCCAATGAGAAATTAGACACTGATGACTCGTTAGCTGAGAAATCTGCAGTAGTGATTCAGTCATCTTACCGAGGCTACAAGACCAGAAAGGAATTACAAAGGCCCGCCACAGACCAAGTCCAGGCGCGAGATGAAAGCGAGGAAATAGATATTGACCTGAATGATCCTGAGGTGGAGAAGGCCGCCACCAGGATCCAGTCATCCTATCGAGGCTtcaaaacaaggaaggagattAAAAAACCAGACACAGAGGAGGCTGAACcacagaaagagaatgaagaggaagaaatagacatTGACCTGAATGACCCTGAAGTGGAGAAGGCCGCCACCAGGATCCAGTCATCCTATCGAGGCTTTAAAACAAGGAAGGAGCTTCAGAAACCAGACACAGAGGAAGCTGAACCacagaaagagaacgaggaggaagaaatagacatTGATTTGAACGATCCTGAGGTGGAGAAGGCTGCCACCAGAATACAATCCTCCTATCGAGGCTtcaagacaaggaaggagattCACGCTTCTAAACCCAGTGAAGCCGACCTCACCGACACTGAACTTCAGAAGGCGGCAATAAGAATCCAGGCGTTGTATCGAGGCTTCAGAACACGGAAAAAGTTTAAATCTCCTCAACAAGACACTGCTCCCGAGGACACCGCGCTGCAGGAGGCCGCCACGAAGATCCAAGCCCTGTACAGAGGATTCAAAACACGCAAGAAACTAAAAGATCCAACTCAGAATGTATCACAACACGACATTTGTCTTGACGACCCACAAACTCAGAAAGCCGCCACGACCATCCAGGCATCGTACCGAGGCttcaagacaaggaaggaactTAAGGCTTCAAAAGCTGACAAAAATgatgaagcaaaagaagaagaggaggaggagatagacatTGACCTGAATGACCCTGAGGTGGAGAAGGCCGCCACGGCCATCCAGTCATCCTACCGAGGCTTCAAGGCAAGGAAAGAGCTTCATGCTTCAAATGTAGACGAAactgaagaacaaaaagaagcaaaagaagaagaggaagaggagatagacatTGATCTGAACGATCCTGAGGTAGAGAAGGCTGCCACGGCCATCCAGTCATCCTACCGGGGCTTCAAGGCAAGGAAAGAGCTTCGTGCTTCAAATGCTGATGAAGccaaggaacaagaggaagagaaaaaagaggaagaggagatagacatTGACTTGAACGACCCTGAGGTGGAGAAGGCCGCCACCATGATCCAGTCATCCTACCGAGGCTTCAGAAGCAGAAAGGAAACCAAAAGTTGTCAGCCGGACGAGGCAGAGACAGGGCAAGACAGTGGTGCGATGGAGTCTGACATGCACAAGGCCGCCACGCTGATCCAGGCTTTGTTCAAAGGCTTCCTCACCAGGAAGAAGCTGAGAACTCAAGATCAAAAGGAaatctggaggaggaagatttga
- the LOC123506935 gene encoding protein DR_1172-like translates to MVKLHNWLMVWLIQLKTCCGFGDATADVADAAEDVADAAGDVTAEVDDAVGDVTAEVDDAAEDVADAAGDVTAEVDDAVGDVTAEVDDAAEDVADAVGDVTAEVDDAVGDVTAEVDDAAEDVADAAGDVTAEVDDAVGDVTAEVDDAAEDVADAAGDVTAEVNDAAEDVADAAGDVTAEVDDAAEDVADAAGDVTAEVDDAVGDVTADVADAAEDVADAAGDVTAEVDDAVGDVTAEVDDAVGDVTADVADAAEDVADAAGDVTAEVDDAVGDVTADVADAAEDVADAAGDVIAEVDDAAEDVADAAGDVTAEVDDAAEDVADAAGDVTAEVDDAAGDVTAEVDDAAEDVADALKMLLMQLEI, encoded by the exons ATGGTGAAGCTGCACAACTGGCTAATGGTGTGGCTGATACAGCTGAAGAC ATGTTGCGGAT TTGGAGATGCGACAGCTGATGTGGCTGATGCAGCAGAAGATGTTGCTGATGCAGCTGGAGATGTTACAGCTGAAGTGGATGATGCAGTTGGAGATGTGACAGCTGAAGTGGATGATGCAGCTGAAGATGTTGCTGATGCAGCTGGAGATGTGACAGCTGAAGTGGATGATGCAGTTGGAGATGTGACAGCTGAAGTGGATGATGCAGCTGAAGATGTTGCTGATGCAGTTGGAGATGTGACAGCTGAAGTGGATGATGCAGTTGGAGATGTGACAGCTGAAGTGGATGATGCAGCTGAAGATGTTGCTGATGCAGCTGGAGATGTGACAGCTGAAGTGGATGATGCAGTTGGAGATGTGACAGCTGAAGTGGATGATGCAGCTGAAGATGTTGCTGATGCAGCTGGAGATGTGACAGCTGAAGTGAATGATGCAGCTGAAGATGTTGCTGATGCAGCTGGAGATGTGACAGCTGAAGTGGATGATGCAGCTGAAGATGTTGCTGATGCAGCTGGAGATGTGACAGCTGAAGTGGATGATGCAGTTGGAGATGTGACAGCTGATGTGGCTGATGCAGCTGAAGATGTTGCTGATGCAGCTGGAGATGTGACAGCTGAAGTGGATGATGCAGTTGGAGATGTGACAGCTGAAGTGGATGATGCAGTTGGAGATGTGACAGCTGATGTGGCTGATGCAGCTGAAGATGTTGCTGATGCAGCTGGAGATGTGACAGCTGAAGTGGATGATGCAGTTGGAGATGTGACAGCTGATGTGGCTGATGCAGCTGAAGATGTTGCTGATGCAGCTGGAGATGTGATAGCTGAAGTGGATGATGCAGCTGAAGATGTTGCTGATGCAGCTGGAGATGTGACAGCTGAAGTGGATGATGCAGCTGAAGATGTTGCTGATGCAGCTGGAGATGTGACAGCTGAAGTGGATGATGCAGCTGGAGATGTGACAGCTGAAGTGGATGATGCAGCTGAAGATGTTGCTGATGCA CTGAAGATGTTGCTGATGCAGCTGGAGATATGA